The following proteins are co-located in the Chryseobacterium daecheongense genome:
- the fsa gene encoding fructose-6-phosphate aldolase: MKFFIDTANLAMIEEAHALGVLDGVTTNPSLMAKEGISGKQNIHQHYLDICNIVDGDVSAEVLGITFEEMVKEGEELAALHPRIVVKVPMTQDGIKAIRYFSEKGIKTNCTLVFSSGQALLAAKAGATYVSPFLGRLDDVSTDGLHLISEIREIYDNYAFQTQILAASVRHSMHIINCAKIGADVVTCPLAPILSLLKHPLTDSGLDQFIKDSQKMK, from the coding sequence ATGAAATTTTTTATTGACACTGCCAATCTGGCGATGATAGAAGAAGCCCATGCCCTTGGAGTTCTTGACGGAGTAACCACCAACCCTTCGCTGATGGCGAAAGAGGGGATTTCCGGAAAACAAAACATACACCAACACTATCTTGATATCTGCAACATTGTGGATGGCGATGTAAGTGCTGAAGTTTTAGGAATTACTTTTGAAGAAATGGTTAAGGAAGGTGAAGAGCTTGCTGCACTACATCCGAGAATTGTTGTAAAAGTACCCATGACTCAAGATGGGATTAAAGCCATCCGCTATTTTTCTGAAAAGGGAATAAAGACCAACTGTACGCTTGTATTCTCTTCCGGACAGGCATTGCTGGCTGCCAAGGCAGGAGCCACCTATGTTTCTCCGTTTCTGGGAAGACTGGATGATGTCTCTACGGACGGCCTTCATCTGATATCGGAAATCCGGGAGATTTATGACAATTATGCTTTTCAGACACAGATCCTTGCTGCTTCAGTCCGACACAGCATGCATATTATCAATTGTGCAAAGATTGGTGCTGATGTGGTAACGTGTCCTTTGGCTCCTATACTTTCTCTTCTTAAACATCCGCTTACAGATTCAGGATTAGACCAGTTTATTAAAGATTCACAAAAAATGAAATAA